One Cicer arietinum cultivar CDC Frontier isolate Library 1 chromosome 8, Cicar.CDCFrontier_v2.0, whole genome shotgun sequence DNA segment encodes these proteins:
- the NAC65 gene encoding NAC domain-containing protein 75, with product MSNNNNLSCVRNSDLIDAKLEEHQLCGSNHCPSCGHNFESKPDWLGLPAGVKFDPTDQELIEHLEAKVEAKKMKSHPLIDEFIPTIEGEDGICYTHPEKLPGVTKDGLSRHFFHRPSKAYTTGTRKRRKIQNECDLQQGGETRWHKTGKTRPVMVNGKQKGCKKILVLYTNFGKNRKPEKTNWVMHQYHLGQHEEEKEGELVVSKIFYQTQPRQCNWSDRSATTIGEGNGEPNYRDEMSNVNVNVNVNGVTPTTSFNHTLDNVQAQQLKSDHFSFIPFRKSFYEVGIGEASTASEVQAASRSYEEEVHERHKQQNHHIATSAFHISPPPLHQTSIILDENSYQVSRIMLQNEHFQQQQHKLGIGGRSTSCLEELIMGCTSTTHHIKDKEESSITNSQEAEWLKYSSYWPDPDNPDHHG from the exons aTGAGTAACAACAATAACTTGAGTTGTGTAAGAAACTCTGATCTCATAGATGCAAAGCTAGAAGAACATCAATTGTGTGGATCCAATCACTGTCCTTCTTGCGGTCACAACTTCGAATCCAAACCG gattGGCTAGGTCTACCTGCAGGAGTGAAGTTTGATCCAACTGACCAAGAACTGATTGAACATCTTGAAGCTAAAGTGGAAGCAAAGAAAATGAAATCACACCCTTTGATAGATGAATTTATTCCAACAATTGAAGGAGAAGATGGAATTTGTTACACTCATCCTGAGAAACTTCCAG GAGTAACAAAAGATGGTTTGAGTAGGCATTTTTTCCATAGACCATCAAAGGCTTATACAACTGGGacaagaaaaagaaggaaaattcAAAATGAATGTGACTTGCAACAAGGTGGAGAAACTAGATGGCACAAAACAG GCAAGACTAGGCCAGTAATGGTAAATGGAAAACAAAAGGGTTGCAAGAAAATTCTAGTACTTTATACCAACTTtggaaaaaatagaaaacctgAAAAAACCAATTGGGTGATGCACCAATACCATCTTGGTCAACATGAAGAAGAGAAAGAAGGAGAACTTGttgtgtcaaaaatattttatcaaacacAACCAAGACAATGTAATTGGTCAGATAGAAGTGCAACAACTATTGGTGAAGGAAATGGTGAACCTAATTATAGAGATGAGATGTCTAATGTTAATGTTAATGTTAATGTTAATGGTGTTACTCCAACAACAAGTTTCAATCATACCTTGGATAATGTTCAAGCTCAACAACTAAAATCAGATCATTTCAGCTTCATTCCTTTTAGAAAAAGCTTTTATGAG GTTGGAATAGGAGAAGCTTCAACGGCAAGTGAAGTGCAAGCAGCATCAAGGTCATATGAAGAAGAAGTACATGAAAGACACAAACAACAAAATCATCACATTGCAACCTCAGCATTCCATATCTCTCCACCTCCTCTTCACCAAACATCAATCATCCTTGATGAAAACTCCTACCAAGTCTCTAGAATTATGCTTCAAAATGAACATTTTCAG CAACAACAACATAAGCTAGGAATAGGAGGAAGGTCTACTTCTTGTTTGGAGGAACTCATCATGGGTTGCACTTCAACAACTCATCATATCAAAGACAAAGAG GAATCATCCATCACAAACTCACAAGAAGCTGAATGGTTGAAGTACTCATCTTATTGGCCAGACCCTGATAATCCAGATCACCATGGATAG